Part of the Paeniglutamicibacter sulfureus genome, TCGTGGCCCAGTCCGTGATGATGGGCATCAGCGCCTGCATCGCCGGCACGCAACCGGCCATGATGGCGGAACAGGTCCCCACCGCTTACCGCACCTTGATCATGGGAACGGCAATGCCGCTCGCCGTGGCCCTCTTCGGGGGCACTGCCCCGTACCTGAACACCTACTTCAATTCCGTGGATCTCGGCTGGGCCTTCAACGTCTACATGATTGCGGTTTGCCTCGGCTCGGCCTTCGTCGTTTGGCGTTGGAAGGAAACCAAGGGAATCGACCTCCGCGACGTGCGCTAGGTCAACCCCGCACCAGGGAGGCGGCGCGATGAAGCCACCGCTCATCCCGCGCCTCCTCCCTGGCCAACCCGATCCACCGCGTCCAACGCGCATACATAAAGGAACGAGCATGTCGAACACTGCCACCCTCGAACCATCGATACTGTCCATCGACGGCACCCAAATCACCTACCACGACTCACAGGATTCCCGGGGCCACGACGATGTGCTTGTCCTGCTCCATGGCACCGGTGGCTCCACCACCAGCCATTTCGGCTTCCTTTTCCCCATCCTCTCCGCAAAGCAGCGAGTCGTCTCCATCGACATGGCCAATCCGGCACACGGTGAAGCGCTTGAGCTGGAGGATCTCGTGGTGCAGGTCGCCGGGGCCATCGCCGGCATCCTTCCGGGCCGGAAGGTGGTCCTCCTGGGCTACTCGCTCGGTGCCGTCGTCACCGCAGCCCTTGCAGCGCGGCATCCCGAGCTAGTGAAGCGCCTTGTCCTTGTCGCCGGATGGATGAAGACCGACCTGCAGCAGCAGCTGCGCAACGACGTCTGGCTCGACCTGCGCCGCAGCGGCAGCCAGGCCATTCGGGCCTACTCGACATTCTGCGCCTTCGGCGGCCCGTTCCTTGCGGAAAAGACCATGGGAGAGATCCAGGCGGGCATGGACCTGATGTCCTTCGACGGCTTCGGCGACAGCCAGATGGACTTGAACCGGCGCATCGACATCGTGGCCGACGCACACCGCATCAAGGCACCCACGCTGGTGATCGGGTGCACACACGACCAAATGGTTCCCATCCGGCACCAGAAGGCGCTCTTCGGCGCCATCGAGGACTCCCGGTTCGCCGAAATCCCCACCGGCCACGCTGTCGTTTTCGAACGCCCCAGCGAACTGTGCCACCACATCCAGCGCTTCATGGACGCCCCGGCCGAACACCCGGCCGGCACCGTCATCGCAACTCCCCGCCCCTAGCCTCGCACCCGGGCATCCGCATAGGGCGGGCCCGAATATCCCCAGATTGGTACACCACGCAATGACCACGAACACCACCACAATGACCCGGGACGTCAAGTCCCTCATCATCGGCAGCGGCTTCGCCGGGCTGGGGATGGCCATCCAACTCAAGCGACGCGGCGACGACGACTTCGCAATTCTCGAACGAGCCAACGACGTCGGCGGTACCTGGCGCGACAACGACTACCCCGGTGCTGCCTGCGACGTCCCCTCGCACCTCTATTCCTTCTCCTTCCGTCCCAATCCCGACTGGTCGCGGGTCTACTCCCCCGGCCCGGAAATCCAGGCCTACCTGCGCGCCTGCGCCAAGGACGAGGGACTGCTGGAGCATATCCATTTCGGTGCCGATATGCAGGACGCCAGCTGGGACGAGTCCTCCCGCCGCTGGAGGGTCAGCACTCCGTTGGGGCTGTTCACCGCACAGTTCCTGATCACCGGCACCGGGCACCTAGCCGACGAGCGCTTTCCCTCCGTCCCGGGAATCGAAACCTTCACCGGAGACAAGTTCCACTCGGCCCGCTGGGACCATTCCACGTCATTGGAGGGCAAGCGCATCGGGGTGGTCGGCACCGGTGCATCGGCTATCCAAGTCATCCCGGAACTGGCCAGGACGTCAGCCGAACTGGTCGTCTTCCAACGCACCCCGGCTTATGTGATTCCACGCGTGGAACGATCCTACACCGAGGGGGAAAAGCGGCTGTTCCGCCGCGACCCATCGGCCATATCGGCGCTGCGTTCAGACCTCTTCTGGACCGGAGAGAACAACTATGCGCAGCGGCGCGGCGTACCCCAATACCTGGAAGCAGCGCGGAGCATGGCGCTTGGCCATCTGGCGGCACAAATCACCGACCCGGAATTGCGGGAAGTCCTTACCCCCGACTACGAGCCGGGTTGCAAGCGCCTGTTGATTTCCAACACCTATTACCCGGCCCTGCAGGCCGAAACCACCACGGTCGAGGCATCGGCGCTCGATCGCATCGAGGGCAGTCGAGTGGTGGCGTCCTCCGGCGCCGGCTACGAACTCGATGTACTGGTCTTCGCCACCGGTTTCGAGGCCACTGAGCCGCCTTTTGCCGCACTCGTGCACGGACGCGACGGACTGAACCTGTCTGAGCACTGGAAGTCGGGCATGCAGGCACACGATTCCGTGACGGTCAGCGGATTCCCCAACATGTTTGTCCTGAACGGACCCAACACTTCCCTGGGTCACAATTCGATCGTGTACATCATCGAATCCCAGGTGAACTACGTCCTCGGGGCGATCGACCACGCCGATGCCTTGGACATCGAGATCCTGGAGCCCAGCAGTCGGGCCGAGGAAGCCTACGTCGAGCAGATCCAGGCGGCAGCCCAGGGAACCGTTTGGATCGACGGCGGCTGCAAGAGCTGGTACGTCGACGAGCGGAGCGGCAGGCTGACCCTGATTTGGCCCGACTTCGGGTTCGCGTTCCGCGACGCCAACGGAACCTTCAAGCCCGGGGGATACCTGTCCACCGCGCGCTCCGGCGAACTCGCCGGAGTCTGACTTTCACCGCACGCCCCACCATCCACCACCAGCCAAAGGAAGAATCATGGAAGTTACCGCAGCAATTGTCCGAGGCGAGTCAAAGCCCTTCGAAATCACCACCCTTGAACTCGACGACCTGCGGGCCGACGAAGTCAGGGTCCGGCTGGTGGCCACAGGCGTCTGCCACACCGACGCGATTGTCCGCGACCAGGTATATCCGACACCGCTTCCCGCTGTCCTCGGACACGAGGGAGCGGGCATTGTCGAGGCCGTCGGCTCGGCCGTCACCACGGTGGCACCCGGGGACGCCGTGGTGCTCTCGGCCAATAGCTGTGGCACCTGCGAATCGTGCCTGACCGGGCGTTTGTCTTACTGCACCGACCTTT contains:
- a CDS encoding alpha/beta fold hydrolase produces the protein MSNTATLEPSILSIDGTQITYHDSQDSRGHDDVLVLLHGTGGSTTSHFGFLFPILSAKQRVVSIDMANPAHGEALELEDLVVQVAGAIAGILPGRKVVLLGYSLGAVVTAALAARHPELVKRLVLVAGWMKTDLQQQLRNDVWLDLRRSGSQAIRAYSTFCAFGGPFLAEKTMGEIQAGMDLMSFDGFGDSQMDLNRRIDIVADAHRIKAPTLVIGCTHDQMVPIRHQKALFGAIEDSRFAEIPTGHAVVFERPSELCHHIQRFMDAPAEHPAGTVIATPRP
- a CDS encoding flavin-containing monooxygenase; amino-acid sequence: MTTNTTTMTRDVKSLIIGSGFAGLGMAIQLKRRGDDDFAILERANDVGGTWRDNDYPGAACDVPSHLYSFSFRPNPDWSRVYSPGPEIQAYLRACAKDEGLLEHIHFGADMQDASWDESSRRWRVSTPLGLFTAQFLITGTGHLADERFPSVPGIETFTGDKFHSARWDHSTSLEGKRIGVVGTGASAIQVIPELARTSAELVVFQRTPAYVIPRVERSYTEGEKRLFRRDPSAISALRSDLFWTGENNYAQRRGVPQYLEAARSMALGHLAAQITDPELREVLTPDYEPGCKRLLISNTYYPALQAETTTVEASALDRIEGSRVVASSGAGYELDVLVFATGFEATEPPFAALVHGRDGLNLSEHWKSGMQAHDSVTVSGFPNMFVLNGPNTSLGHNSIVYIIESQVNYVLGAIDHADALDIEILEPSSRAEEAYVEQIQAAAQGTVWIDGGCKSWYVDERSGRLTLIWPDFGFAFRDANGTFKPGGYLSTARSGELAGV